A part of Streptomyces sp. NBC_01497 genomic DNA contains:
- a CDS encoding class I SAM-dependent RNA methyltransferase, with the protein MPTETNASSPVGDEYEVEVGPVAHGGHCVARTEEGRVLFVRHALPGERIVARITEGDADARFLRADAVKILQASKDRVEAPCPYAGPGRCGGCDWQHAKPGAQRRFKGEVVTEQLQRLAGLTPEQAGWDGTVMPAPGDKLPQGEVPAWRTRLQYAIDDDGRAGLRKHRSHDVEPVDHCMIAAPGVDELGVERREWPGIATVEAIAATGSADRQVVLTPRPGGRLPLVELDKPVSVLRVEEHDGGVHRVHGRDFVRERADGRTYRVGAGGFWQVHPEAPQMLVDAVMQGLLPRKGDTALDLYCGVGLFAGAIAERVGDTGAVLGIESGKRAAEDAVHNLREMPRVRIEHGKVDQVLPRTRITETNLIVLDPPRAGAGRKTVAHLVTLGARRIAYVACDPAALARDLAYFKEGGYKPRMLRVFDLFPMTHHVECVAILEPVAKGR; encoded by the coding sequence ATGCCAACCGAGACGAACGCCTCCTCACCCGTCGGGGACGAGTACGAGGTCGAGGTGGGCCCGGTGGCACACGGCGGCCACTGCGTCGCCAGGACCGAGGAAGGCAGGGTGCTGTTCGTACGGCACGCGCTGCCCGGCGAGCGGATCGTCGCGCGGATCACCGAGGGCGACGCGGACGCACGCTTCCTGCGTGCCGACGCCGTGAAGATCCTTCAGGCGTCCAAGGACCGCGTCGAGGCGCCGTGCCCCTACGCGGGGCCCGGCCGGTGCGGCGGCTGCGACTGGCAGCACGCGAAGCCCGGCGCCCAGCGCCGCTTCAAGGGCGAGGTCGTCACGGAGCAGCTGCAGCGCCTCGCCGGTCTCACACCGGAACAGGCGGGCTGGGACGGCACCGTCATGCCCGCCCCCGGCGACAAACTGCCCCAGGGCGAGGTGCCCGCCTGGCGCACCCGCCTGCAGTACGCGATCGACGACGACGGCCGCGCGGGCCTGCGCAAGCACAGGTCCCACGACGTCGAACCCGTGGACCACTGCATGATCGCCGCGCCGGGCGTCGACGAACTCGGCGTGGAACGCCGTGAATGGCCCGGTATCGCGACCGTCGAGGCGATCGCCGCGACGGGCTCCGCCGACCGCCAGGTCGTCCTGACCCCCCGCCCCGGCGGGAGGCTCCCGCTCGTCGAACTGGACAAGCCCGTCTCGGTGCTGCGCGTCGAGGAGCACGACGGGGGAGTGCACCGGGTGCACGGCCGCGACTTCGTCCGCGAGCGGGCCGACGGCCGTACCTACCGGGTCGGCGCGGGCGGCTTCTGGCAGGTCCACCCGGAGGCCCCGCAGATGCTGGTGGACGCGGTGATGCAGGGCCTGCTGCCCCGCAAGGGCGACACGGCGCTCGACCTCTACTGCGGTGTCGGCCTCTTCGCGGGCGCCATCGCCGAACGAGTCGGCGACACCGGCGCCGTCCTCGGCATCGAGTCGGGCAAGCGCGCGGCCGAGGACGCGGTGCACAACCTGCGCGAGATGCCGCGCGTGCGCATCGAACACGGCAAGGTCGACCAGGTCCTCCCGCGCACGCGCATCACGGAGACGAACCTGATCGTCCTCGACCCGCCCCGCGCGGGCGCCGGCCGCAAGACGGTGGCCCACCTCGTCACACTCGGCGCACGCCGCATCGCGTACGTCGCCTGCGACCCGGCGGCCCTCGCCCGCGACCTGGCGTACTTCAAGGAGGGCGGCTACAAGCCCCGCATGCTCCGGGTCTTCGACCTGTTCCCGATGACGCACCATGTGGAGTGCGTCGCGATCCTTGAACCTGTCGCAAAGGGCCGCTGA